gcttgtatctttattttccacagcataaaattgcttccgttgaactttGTTATCTCGTACTTGCCCGCCATTATgtatacaataatttaatagACTGAACAAAAATAATCCCtccttaataaaaaaaatctcaaaaaatttttctaatgtggaagatcagtctaagttgcaaccacagagcatactcagaatttaaagaaattttaaaccaaggctctgataccacttgttggttcCACGTTtggtaatttgagataataaatatgaaaataaagaataaactggacaccgagatttacgtgaaaacccctaaaaattattaggtaaaaaccacgggcaagatgaaaagaattccactataatattttgtgatgtacaactcactcactgtgttttcaaagagaacatataacgtctactcgttttaaaatgcggaaaatatttttttttaaagctgtCGTTTGggaataaacatttaaataaatcgcatgcatgcaatcctaggtaaaaacatcatttaaaaattatcatgaACATTTACCAATAAAATATAACGGGGTAAAAACAAGAGAAAAATCCTACATCCAACAGTAAGATAAACCAGCATAAAAATACTCGTATcctctcaaaacatgaaatcataaTAGTGCGGAAAAATCataggtcctcgggtcgtgtcgcccaccaggtccactgactcagagtccagcacctccagtctcctcgacatcgaactcacctgcatcacacatgcctagtgagtctaaaggctcaacacacctgtaccagtaataacaagtacatatacgtagcacacaacagtgaaatatcatactcaacataactttcatgaacttaaaaacgGAACGTAACGTGTCGTggaaaatcatatcatatcatctcatgtcatcatatatgtgtcaaaacagctcataaaatcagcataaacttaaacattttcatttaattgaatttagttcattagttgtgactttcgtattagctctatcgtatcagctctatcgatggatccatctataaaaaccgtggtacccggcggcaggggacatcagcgacagcattacccgcccacagagcccgggcctcagctcatcatatctcatgtcatcgtatacatatacatcgtcagtcacaaccaattatcatccttcaaaaatatcatcattttcatcacttaataaaaacatgcatatgcgtaacttttcctttaaaccaagcatgcaacgtatttatcgtaattccataaaaatcatgactatgatgcataaacatttaaaatgtcataaatttgtgctcagggtgctgccaggaccaaaatctcaccccgggtgcaaaatgaccattttgacCCTGGAAACccgaaaattatcgtttcatcattggacctctaaaattgacccgaagcttaccaaactccttaaaatattccaaaactatttttaaaagcattcttggatataaactcgagctcaatccataacttaaccgatttgttttaaaacttggaccgaggtcccgattttaacccgaatcgactcgaaacttaaccgaatttttcCTAACTTTCTACCATGTCTTAAAAACACTAAAGCTCATAAAACGTGTACTCAATCCCCTAAAACCACGGCTTAAACTTCCAGGAAATTTACAACTCTCGGCCGTCCCCTTCCCTTGATCTCATCACAACACATGTCACCCAAACTCAATATTCTTTCGGTCCTCTCTAACTCCACCACTTTTCCAGCCTATAACACTCACCATTAGGACCTAGCTACCCTTCTTAACTAAGCCTAACCCAAGCAACCAGCCGCTGCACCACCCGTGAAAACAAAACAGCCGAAACTACCACCCCCTCCCAATTCACACCAAGCCTCCGAAGATCGAGCTTCTCCCTCAACCAAACACCCATGACTCCTTCCTAACATCTCACTAAACTCTACACTGTCTGAAACACGGCTGGGTTTGAGCCCATGCACAGCCGAATTCTCTATACATTGATCAACCCATTACCAAACCGATAAACAAGAACAGAGACCACCCTTACAAGATGCTGTGATGATCTCGGCTGTGTGGAAGGTTACGGGATGTTAAGGGTTTACTATATAATAATTACATAGTTAACCAAAtaattaatgggccctaatatGATAATTAAGGATTTGAAAAGGGTTTTAAGCCCAACAAACTTAAAATAGGCCCATTTAATCCAAAttcactcccgaaaaatattttgtattgaaaatgttttgaaaataatagccgaaCCCTTGAAAAGTCCtccgatttgataaaatttgcgtattgttaaaaaataaaatcatgcaggtaaaaatacccaaataaaatcccattttttGAGAAATACTCTTAAAAACACCttaacttaatttataaaaGTAAATCGTGcaacaaaaataattttcctgaaaattctctggtctctgttcctcgttcgaacgtgaaatgcatctagaaatcctaatgcatgaatttgatgaattaaatcctatcatgcatgaattatgcataaaatgtataaaataattaaacacaaattaataaaataaacatgcatttaatgctttaaaagaatttaataaaataccaaagaaaattaataatttacatgcacgtggttcacgtggacttttagattttcgggacgttacagaaCACATACTCTCTTAATACAAGAGAACAAAcatctcacaaatattatagaactaaccACTCAAATGCTATAGAATGAGGAAAAACTCGAAGaatggatgatttcagaatgaatgGGAGGgaactctatttatagagcttcTTGTCAGTGTGAAAATGCGTTTCATAATTAAATGAAACACGTACCCAACCAATTCCCCCCAACCGCTAGGAATTATTTTGTAACCATGTAATAAATGTGACTGACATGTAGCAATATCTTTATAAATAATTGACTGAAAGTTTTGATAAAATATGATCTGATTTGAAGATCAAAGAGTGGTTTGTGATCAGAACCAAAATATTCCAAGTTCTCAATCTTCCTGGAAAGGAAAAGCATATTCCATTCAATATTGCAAATATTTATCCAACCTTGCTAAATGAGATAATCTCCTCTACGTCTATTACACCGTGTAAACGGATCTCCCTCAAACGATAAATCTTCAAGACCACAATATTCAAGAACACCAAAGAAATCCGTAATTTGAGAAACATTTCTCGATAACCCTCCACACTTttcataataatataaaatctcGTTAAAATCCCCGCCAACCAACCAACCAACCAATGGAGAGTTTTCACCTATCTCAATAAGTGTTTGAttcactagtagaaaaatcgtttTTTACTTCGCGTATTCAATGAAGTAATAAGGTAGTTAAGTGCCGAAGTATATGGACGTGAAGTAATAGATGTACCTTTTACTTCGCATAATAACCGAAGTTGTATGATTGAAAATACTGAAGTCTTTGGCCGATTTTCGAAGGAAAACCGGTCCAGAATTGGACCGATGCCGCagtaagaaatgtgttttacttcatcgattattgtaagtaatgaagtaatatattatatataacttcgtcttaattattatttagcgaagtagtttataatattttacttcacaatttacattgAGTGACGAAGTAATTCGTCTGAAAGACTTCGTAGTTATGTATTTTGGTGAGGTAATAGTCACAAACAACTTCATAATTTATCATATTTGTTGaagtaaatataatatataacttcagcatttatcctatttgttgaagtattttatattatgttacttcacaatttacatttagtgacgaagtaagtggttcgaaagacttcaataatttgtattttgatgaagtaattgcGCAAAACAACTTCGCTTTTACAGAACAATGTTGAAGTAAATTAATTCTATCACTTCGTCTAATTTCTTATTAAGaagtatttaatattatgttacttcacaatttgcaAATAACAACGAAGTAATTTACCTGTTacacttcattattttttattttgatgaagtaattgttaatacactaatataattaaattcataaattatccatctaaaaatgatgaatatccacgaatccacaattacatattcatcaatccacaaataacccaaaaatgtatcaacaaaaccaaaagtatatccaaaaatccacaatgacaaacaaaatatttatccccaacatacaccatccatttaagcacctacataggagtaaacaaattcactccattcacttctgacctcgtcatattgagattgtgtgtaatattggttcttgatgcatcctgcaaactgaaatttgaaaaagaaaatacattAGATTCttctatttcaaataaaaattgacagatataaaatatatcagtactggtagagatatgtttcattTGAAAGTACAGGCTTATTTCATTTGCATCTTGAAATAACACCggataaaaattcataacatgtCACCACTCTCCAAGCTGAGATAGCGCCTGTTGTTTCCATCTAGTCTACATCCATTAGCCTGGGAAAAAACCCACAGATTTATTCCCCATATTTCTTTTGAGTGAGATGACTTTAATCTAAGTCAAATATTTTAGCATAACCAACATTAGCCTGGGAAAAAACCCACAGATTTATTCCCCATAACCAAACCATCATAGTCTGCAATAAAGCAAACACAATATGTGGGAAAAAAACCCACAGATTTATTCCCCATAGCCTGAAGTCAGTAGCATATCATGACATAAATCATGGAGAAAAGATGAAGAATCAGAAGCAGAAACCCCAGATGGAATAAATTACCATAATGACAAAAAttcaatttgttgaaattctttCCAGCATAAAAATCCATTAATACCCACTTGGCCACACCAGAATCATTACAGTTTTAGTAAGTCTATGCTTCCAGCTTGACACTTCACACATGTATATCATTTCTAAAGAAACATAGaaaaaaaagtaataaaataattaaaattgtacACATGTCAATCAACCAAAACATAATGAGTAAAGCTCGAGGATTATAGACTTTGCCGCAATTTATAGAGAGTGAATTGTGTACAACTACGGTAAGAGATGAAACTGAAGTAGGACAAAAGGTGTGTAACACCACGGTACCCCATGTTTGTTCGCTAGTGTGAGACCAAGGGCCCTACAAGGTGAGTATGATTCCAAAGAGTTTAGAACAACAAAGGCCTAAACAAAAAAGTGATATATTGATAAAACTTCAAATGGCCATAGGACTCATAACTTTTGACAATTTTGGAATTGTGAGATGTACAAGATGATAACAAGGAGTGTCGCAAAGTTGCTGACCACGCTAAAGTTCTCTGCAAATCCAGTCATTTTGCCCATGTAAAGAGACTTTCTGTTTCATAATTTTAGAacagattattaaattttttatttattttgaacttCTCATCGCCTCAAATTCtaaatatactttatttttacatcTAGCTCATTCATGTTGGTTTTCataattttctaattttgaAATATGCTTTTCAGGCAAATTTCATTTGGTGTTTTTAAGTTCAGAACTTCAATGTAAACGAGAAATGTAGAAATTCTTCTAGAGCAAATGTCGTATTTCATCGAAAATTACAACAATTTTGGCATATTGAAGATGGTCTCCTAGATCTAGGGATTTGAAGATGAAATATTCCATTATCCAATTAATTTTACTGCTCCAATCAGAGATTCCAGCATCTATGACCTCCCATCAACAATGTTTTCACACCATAAGATCAAACCATGTGTACACATAATAAGTTCTACTAAAAAAGAAATTCAATGTAATGATGTATGATGAAAATTCTACTCATGTAGCCGAATTACAATTTCATACTTTATCAAACTAAAAAgtgagaaaaataaaaatcgtTAATTTCCCTCATTTTTCCTGTTAATGGTtcccctttcttcaagcaacccagaaaaatatatgaaaaaagtAAATGGACCTCAGAATATCCAAATGTACTCATCATAATACTCTTTCCCTCAATTATGAAAGATTGTTGATATACCCGggaaattaaaaattcaaagaagGTTATAAATCAAAAGATCACTTGAGACCAGGTTATGTTTATAACTAACCCGATAAACCTGGTTATAGTGATACCTTGAATCTCCATAGCAGAACAGGAGAAGGCATAATAGCTACACTTGGCAACGGTGAACTCATACCCTTCATTACATTTGACACTGTGGAATGTAAGAAATTTTCTTCAGCACTATTTCCCAGTTCATTTGTACCTGGCAGATAACATCATAACATAGTTAATATATGGAATAAATCAGTGAAAAAGGAGAAAAACCACGTCTAAAAGAAAGTGTAGGATAAATCTTCTCTCACCAACATCAAACACAACAGATCGGCTTCCAGACTTGCGTAAATGCGGACTATTGTTAGGTACAAGATCTCCAAACATAGATGGAGGTGAGATTAAAAAGGCAGTTTTATACAATCAAATCCTTCCCAAAAACTACAACTGCGAGCAGAATAAACAGGAAAACATACATGACGTCGTATAAACAGATGGAGCTGACATGGGGCACATAAACACAATCCGATCCCTCAAACGGGTGACAGTTAGCAAGATTATTTGTGATTCAATACTTAAAATTTAACGAACGTTTTTCCCTGGGTTAAATTAGTTGAACTTTGGGTGGAAAAACGCCAGCTAGAGATAATGAACAATCATAAAGGAATAATTTTCCAATGACACAAAACACTCAGATAGAATTCATCTTTCACAACTGGAACACGATTCCATagtttcattttcatttttaacCCTCAACACATGTAGTAAACTCAATGAGCACACATTATCAACAAAATAAATCCATCAATTTTCAACCATATTTCCAGATCCGAGTCCCGAATCTTTCGTTAAAACCACCATAGAAGACATTCGCATTTTAACCAGCAAGCACAACAAGAATAAATGCTTatggtgacattcataaatgtcatcatattcaatatttagtgacatttaagttttagtgacacCTCCAACAAATGCCCTCTATTTcaatgtcgtcttaaactttctgacattttttaatgtcattataagatgttaatgacaaTTTCATACGTATtactaattatttatataatgacaattttaaatgtcaggaaaactcatgttttaaaGACATTTATAATGTcttgttattatagtaataatgacaaatttatatgtcagttaaaatcatttataatgacaactaaaagtgtcgtgtatgttatttatagtgacaataaaAAAATGTCACTAATGATAGGTTATAAGGTTaatttaaaatgtctcattatGTAATCTGTATATAAAGACATTGAaaatgaatatggatatgtatatgttgatgataatatgaaaatgtttatgataatatgaaaatgtttatgttttacatgtttatgaaaatgtttatggttAAAGTTTACACAATGGCTCATTTATTTTGTACAAGCATTTCTATTGCATTGGATTGGAATTCATTGATTATTTTCcaattatatcattttattacTGTTGTTATTGTACTAAATGAAATGATATCCGTATCAAAAAGCCTTTCACACATTTCACATAGTTAAACAACTTTAAGAGAACACAATTTGTAATGAAACAAATTAGTTAACAAGTTCTGATTTGAGCCATAgatataatatacaaaaatgTTGTTAGTTCCAGAAATATCGCTAATAGCATTTAACTTCACAGCTTTTTGTAATCAACCGATGTACCCATCACTTGACATTCATCCcacatacttaaaatttgctcGTTATCTcagatacatatacattcatGAAGCACCTCATCATACAAGACAAAAAGTCCAACGAAAAATTACCCACCCAAACTTAAGCTTCCACTAAAGTCCCATCCAGCAAACACAAGAAAATGAAGGAAAAAAGGACAAAAGACTTTCAAGATGATATTTATTGTCAGTCAAATATCTCATGCTAGTACTGCTGCTATTGAACAACAAGCCATGCAACTACAACCAAGTTCATCACCACCACAAAACCCAACGTTAGAAAGAAAAAAAGCTGCCACCATCACTACAGACGTTTCAAAAGGCAACCAATTTATAATCCTAGTTGATAGCTTTAAGCAGCATTTGCTTGTACTCATTCAGCAGACATACATTGAAATCAACAAACAAACAATGAAAGATGATACGGCAACAGAGGTAAACTCATCATGTAATAAATAAAAGTTTTACGAAACATGTCCATTTGCGAATTCATGAAGGATCAGATAACGATACCTTATTTGACATATGGTCTAACAATGCACGGATGAGCCATGGTAATGATCTTGATCCTAGAAGTCTTGCTATAGAATACATATGAGGCATTCCAAAAAAGGAACTATTAATCTGGCAAAGCTTTGATATGCAATTTAGATCCTACCATCAACATGAGGGAAAGTGAAAGGTCATGAATAAAGAAACAAATGATAATATAAATTGGTATTAAATGCATTCATTTTGAAAGCATAGATCACGTTGATAATATAAACCCTTCTTCATACATGTCCTATGCATACTACTTGggaaaatggtcatttttctacgagtaaataatataactCCTTTTTTGTTTCATGCACACCATATACAAGTCGGAAAAATACAAAAGGAGGGACCTCATTCTCGGATACTAGCTGGACATATAACAACCCAACAATGCGTCAATATTATGCTACTAACGCAAAGAAAACCATTAAATCGGATTGGAAAAAAAACTCGAATCCAGACAGCTTGTATACCTGAACTATAGACTGGAATTCAAGCTAAAATGCACTAAGAATCGAAGTTGAACGGGCAGTGGTGGTCTCAATATGGTGCAAAGGTTGTATCTAGCAGGAAAACTCGCTGGAATCGTGACTGGACGGAGCTAAATGTGGCTGGAAATCGCAGGAATAACAGGGAAAACATTAGGGCTTCGACTTCTCAACAACAAACCACTAAATAACAAAGAAATCGAGAGACACACTCACCGAAAATAGAGGACAAACTCGCGCACGGAAAAAGACTGAAACAGGGCTCTCACTCGCGCTAGTTCTTCCAATCCGAGGCAGGGAAGGAGGCGCAAGGTTAGGGGAACAAGGTTGCTGGCTACTGCGCTTCGATCTCCGGTGGTCAGACAGCACACAGTGGTGGTTGGAGTCGGGGCGCAACACTGACGGGAGTAGGGGAAGGGTTAAGAGATTGGGGATTTGGGTTTCACTTTCTCTCTCTTGTAGTGTGTTgtgtaatatttttaattaaacttatcggttcatctttttacttcagtatgaacttattttccttattttttactttatcaacattgatatgccgaagtaaaatataataaaaaaatatagtgaagcccgtgtttttaaacatccgacgtaaaatatattattttacttcgcTTGTGTTATTACTGAAGTTATTGGTAATGTATTACTTCGTAATTTATTATTGCCGAAGTAACACTTGCCGAAGTAAAatccgatttttctactagtgatTGGTTCAAAAATTTATGATGTTGGATCGTAGAACATTGATCTTGACAAGAATTACATACTGAAAGGAATATTGTATTTCGAATTAATTTTGtccttttatataattttaagattttgcATTTCTAGGCTAATTTGTTATTCATAGACAATTTAATCTCTGCATTTATTCTACATGAtttgttttttatatttatcCCTAAGATATAGTATCTTAGATTTGAATAGAGTTTCATTCCTAATAAACTCTTGTTTCCATGTTTGTATGATTTGATTTATGGAAAGATAATTAGGTCAAGATatgaatatctatatatatggaataTTGAGAGAAGAACGTGAAGACTTTTGGAGAGGACTTTTACGTAGCTGCTGGAGTTTTATGAACTTGCACAAATTCAGTATTGGAGATTTTTGTGTAAAGActttgtgtgattgattcacaAAATTGTCGTGTTGTTGATTGGTATTGAAGACACGTgcagaacaacactgacgcagagtgttgatcgaagagtgttCTTCTATTGTTTTTAAGCAATTTTGGTTTATGCATCTAGTTTTGAGTTTGGCTGTTTTTGATGCattttaattccttggagtgtcaaAGAATTTTGTTTTGTTATGCTCACTAGTACTGCTTTGGTGTAAAcagttttcatatttttttagtgaattttttCCACGAGGCATTGTACAAGTTTTTATACTTGtccataatttaaatatgatCTCTATTTATTCAAGTTATACTTGtgtgttaaataattaattttcgtTGTATGTTGCGTGCTCGTGTTGATAACACCATAGCACAACTCtaacttctgatacacacataatattaatttcttgtacGTTTATGATCAACTTCTCTTTCATATACAATATAAAATATGTATCACAAACACTAAGGAATATAGCTCAGTTGGTAGAGCAACTCGTATTTGAGTTCATGATTATCTGCTAGCCATCGAAGAAGTTGCCAAGAATGATTACGTAAGGATGCAATTGTGTTACCATAGAAACCGATAGAACGCCATTGATTCTATCCATTCTTGACAATACAATCAATGTGACCAGATGAATACGATTGAATCTGAACTTCATATGGTTCTCTACAAGTAAGTGTAAGGCTCCTACTACAATGGTTAcaatcactacaagaaaaatgccatacgacaacggtttttaactaTTGTCGTAGCCCTTTTAAAACAGTTGTTAAAGCCACTGTTGTTAAATAGTTCGCTCAAAGACAACCgtaaaactgttgtcgtagctacaatttgcgacgAAATGCatatataaaccgtcgctaattagcgactgtTTATTACACCGTCGCtaaacttagcgacggtttattataactgtcgctaaatgtagcgacggCATTCATgtgcaaaaccgtcgctaatattttaggtaaaataaaaaaaatttattaatttaataaatctgtgttgtgaattggtacaatcgtgtaagagataaaaaaatttaagtgtcgtgaagtgataaaatcgtgtaaaagataaaaattttaattgttttgaagtggtaaaatcgtgtaagtgagaaaaattttaagtgttgtgaagtgaagtggaagaaaatggagcgaatttgcaggtatttatagagagTGGTGGAAGAAAATGGCGGAAATTTTAGGCGGgatcgaatttttgaaattagcgacagttttgctacaactgtcgctaatattagcgacggttatagcTAAATTgtcgctaatttcaaattaaCGACGGTTTTACTTGATTCTGTTGCTAACGTTAGCGACGGTTGAAATTAAACCTTCGCTAATATTAGGACGGTTATagctaaaccgtcgctaatttcaaattagcgacggttttacttgATTCTGTTGCTAACGTTAGCGACGGCTGAaatgaaaccgtcgctaaaaccgttgtcgattgtccaaaaaaacacacTAATAGACAATGGTTCATGAAACCGTTGTCATAAAcgttcaaagacaacggttttacagaACTGTTGTCATTGActctaaaaaccgttgtcatgatctacgacaacggttttaactaaaacaaattttaacaacggttttagttaaaaccgttgtcgtatgtgtgttgttgattctgaaatttcttgtagtgaatCAACAAAATAATGACCAGCAATTTGAAATCCACTCCTCCACCAACGACACTGAGAAACTAGCAGATTGGTTTAATAGATGAAAATAATGACAAGTTTCTTTAGGCAATAAGAAGTCCTAATTCACGGAGTGAATGTTGGTTCCCAAGCCCCCGTGCATTCCAAATCAAGCAACTCATGGGGATCGCCGGAATAACAGTCTCTTCTTTGCCAAAAGCAATGCTAGGTCGTGGTCTTTTAACAATAACATTAGGGGCATGCTGAACTGTTACAGGACTTTTACCTCGATTTATAGTAGAAGAAGATTCCAGATTCTCCCAAGAAATTTTTGGATTATCACGTGCCGATCCCTTCCACTTTTTCATCCTGAGAGTTATCTAATTAAACTCATACCCTTGTCTCAGAGGCTTAGTAATATCCAACATAACTCTAATTGGACGAACCTTCTAGTATAATATGACATTGAATCCATATAggtatttcattatcatatcaTATCCAATGGCCTTTAATTTGGAGACCATTCGGAGCTTTaaaaaccataattaaatgcttaaagaaagTCCCGGGGACCATGGAGCATAGAATGTCAAAGATCGATATTTATGAGTGCAACTTTTGCACTCAAAATTATCCAAGTATTTGGTATGAATTATATTAGTTGTCGAGCGTAATCATGagttttttgttgttttagtgTCATTAGCATGatgcacgtgcgttgcacgtaatatcaattattttataaaaattaaaaaaggttgattttctaaaaaacaatttgaatcattttgttatttatctGAGCTTAATTTATTATCATATTAGACGATTTATATGAACTTATATAACTTACTTTCAAAATTGTTtccaaaattaaaattcaaacagttgattttatgttatattaataaattgtaatgaacataatatatagaacaaaatgaactgaaacaattttttaaaaaatttatattttcaaacaCTGCGTATAAGGCATAATAACCtaaaatcaaccaaattatggattttatcaATGTATAAATCATAATCTACAAAAACGAAACATActaaaaacaaataattatcCATTTAAAATCACTGTGactaatcataaaaacaatattaaaacaaatgaaataataatattgatagtaaaatataactgataatatttaatttaacatcctaaagactttttatttttacaattttatataATGTATAATAAATTCTATATATCGATCTTTCATAGACTAGCATTGATGACTATTAATTTCTTGTTAActaagttttaaaataataaataaatcaacatatGTCAAGAAATGCACATTCAAATAAGATTATAtggtaaatatcaaataaactcatataataattattaaatatagattttaaattatttatatgattttcaccattaaaatttgaaatataacaaaataaataaactttgaTTTATCTTTTTGTGATATATCTTAtgtgtcaattttgtgagatatatcttttttttgggtcatccattaaaaaaatattactttttatgctaaaattataactgattattgtaaatataagcATGAAGAGACctactatttttttattatattgttTATAAATAGTTAGAAATATTTTTGGAGTAGTTttattttagatattttaatGTGTAATTATTTTATAGTTTTCCATTAGTTAGAATAATTACTATGAtagatatattttaataatctataattaataatcttggtacaaaaagtaattattatacatataacttttataattataatgaataGTAAGTTGGTGTGGATAGTGATATGGTTTTTTCCTACCTTCGTGTAGGTTTTTCTCCTACCT
This sequence is a window from Primulina tabacum isolate GXHZ01 chromosome 17, ASM2559414v2, whole genome shotgun sequence. Protein-coding genes within it:
- the LOC142532052 gene encoding uncharacterized protein LOC142532052 — encoded protein: MFGDLVPNNSPHLRKSGSRSVVFDVGTNELGNSAEENFLHSTVSNVMKGMSSPLPSVAIMPSPVLLWRFKFAGCIKNQYYTQSQYDEVRSEWSEFVYSYVGA